The following nucleotide sequence is from Manduca sexta isolate Smith_Timp_Sample1 unplaced genomic scaffold, JHU_Msex_v1.0 HiC_scaffold_2658, whole genome shotgun sequence.
TACAAGTCAAATCTTCTATTGTTATAGGAGTGCCTGGTTTTCTACGAGGTCTTCGTTTTGGTTTAGAAGATGCATAATCTTGGAGATGTATCTTGAGTGCCTCTTcatcattaaatatttctcCGCACAATCGGCATGGAGTCTGTGATTTTTCAAAGTGTTCTTTTAGGTGTAATGTGAGGTTCTCTGCTTCTGTTAGGTGTTTATCACAGTAGTAGcagtaatttctaaaaaaaagaaaaacaacaaaatatttatttcatttgtagtaatggatatatttcttttttttctatcaCAATACTGCTTTTTTCTGAAGCTATGGGCTATAATTTTTCCATAACATActgattctacatgatattaagtatattgtggaatattttttttttatattagtaaaatgtcAAGTACTAGCagttaaattttaagtaatgaCTGAAATAAGGAATGGTTAATTTTTTCTTGATTATTATCAAATCAGAACCATATTGAACTAAACTCTAAATAATGACAGCATTGagtacaataacaaacacaatcaAATGAAGAtaaatcaaagaaaataaaactcaCCTTAAAGATTTCCTATGTTTTTTCACATGTTTTATGAATGCTGTAAAGTCCTCTTTTCTACCAACTTTGCAGTCAATACAGAGAAATGCTGAACACTTTCCATGTACGATTTTAGCATGTGATCTCAACATGTCTATGCTTAGGAACTCTATGCTACAGTATGAACATACCCAAGGATAAAATTTCCAACTCTTAATGGACCTTTTACTTATATCTGTCAACTCTTTAGCATAAATAGTCATTTCAGGCGTGAATGGAACATGCAATGCTGCATCCAAAATATCCTGAACATGTATTGTTTGATTTAAAGTTTCAATTTCTTCTTTTGGCTCCTTTTTTACCTCAATGCTGATGTCGACATTGTTGTAGTCTACTTTAACTGCAGCGTCTTCTAATTTCACTTCAGGATTGTCGTTTGAGGCCAAAAAATCATCTATATCTGATATACGGTCGTCATCAGAAAATTCGCATTTGTTAGGTTCAGTTGACATAAATAAGTTAGTCAAGACATCTTGGGCTCGTTTGACTTTTTCCAGAAAGTCATAAGCTTTGTTCAGAGACTCGTAACACACAAAACAGACGGTTTTAGGAAGCATGTCACCATTGGAAACATCTACATAAACAGCATTTAGAAATGCAAGTTTCAGCGATACTTCGTCGTATTTGCGGCCGTCCGATTGGAGATTGAATAACTTTTCCGAGGTTTTAGGTTCAGCACAAAATCGACAATATGAGTTATCCATGCTGTCTCAAGGTTTATTTACATAGTTT
It contains:
- the LOC115439757 gene encoding gastrula zinc finger protein XlCGF57.1, which encodes MDNSYCRFCAEPKTSEKLFNLQSDGRKYDEVSLKLAFLNAVYVDVSNGDMLPKTVCFVCYESLNKAYDFLEKVKRAQDVLTNLFMSTEPNKCEFSDDDRISDIDDFLASNDNPEVKLEDAAVKVDYNNVDISIEVKKEPKEEIETLNQTIHVQDILDAALHVPFTPEMTIYAKELTDISKRSIKSWKFYPWVCSYCSIEFLSIDMLRSHAKIVHGKCSAFLCIDCKVGRKEDFTAFIKHVKKHRKSLRNYCYYCDKHLTEAENLTLHLKEHFEKSQTPCRLCGEIFNDEEALKIHLQDYASSKPKRRPRRKPGTPITIEDLTCKLCKKVYKNPNSLRDHMKLHTIDRKRNYTCDRCGKMFYNKGTLTSHIMSHDKIRPHACRICNKSFLFPNMLRRHVEMHSGIKPFSCEQCGRCFRLQYQLNAHKIVHTDSMPYVCQYCNKAFRFKQILKNHERQHTGAKPYACQHCGMEFTNWSNYNKHMKRRHGMDTSKKKITPEGVFPVNPETGQIVQVQDPAGTEEWKSKIMVPGKRGKKKKIIKQEEVS